In Archangium violaceum, the following are encoded in one genomic region:
- a CDS encoding M28 family peptidase: MSPDDPAQSPRTSPLARWGALALLVAALLLGFLPFQPPSPLPADAPGTEFSAWRARKRLEVIAAAPRPMGSPRHAEVREYLVSELRAMGLETEVQVAQVFVPEYGHAFGAATVHNVVARLPGRTGAHAVLVVGHYDSVPTGSGASDNGAAVSSMLETARALRQGPPLENDVLFLFSDGEEHRLNGAAAFQRFHPRARQVSAVLNFDARGTSGSVLMFQTGADNGWLIRQLAAAPHPVANSLSAEVYKQMPNSTDLTVFMDAGLPGLNFANIEGGLHYHTRLEDLEHLDMSTLQHQGELLLSMARRLGDADLAHVRERDAIYFNLGTVLVHYPVTWAMPLLVLALVLGAGAWGWAIRRGQLRARGLGWSVLGLLSALVLSCVTVWLAWSAVEWLVPGVRALPEGQTYRDGPFMLGFALLALGCHSGVLALLRRKTTPAELAAAGTLLWLIPTVLTTWMVPGASYLFFWPLLGLTVALAVAAGPSRDGGLAPGGVLALGLSAAPGLVLVAPFVFSVMVALTLALAFVAMVLAALLLAALAPVLRVVLGRMQPLTTAASFALGLLLVGTGAVLGARFDATQPRPNSAIYLLDADTHSAQWVSSDALQDDWLARFLGANPEARRLEAYANWSRNVWTAPAAQVLDLPPPTVEVVKDETHGGVRELTLRVASPRGAPMVELRLEPQTKLRDVRLAGTGLNAEQLEEARMALGGPRIQYWAAPPEGFMLTLVVESGQPLRLRVSDHTFSLPDLENLDESRPAGTTPVSYGEALAEGTRVTRTLQFREE, from the coding sequence GTGTCCCCCGACGACCCCGCGCAGTCACCCCGTACCTCCCCGCTGGCCCGGTGGGGCGCGCTGGCCTTGCTGGTGGCTGCCCTGCTGCTGGGCTTCCTTCCCTTCCAACCCCCCTCGCCCCTGCCCGCGGACGCACCGGGCACCGAGTTCTCCGCCTGGCGCGCCCGGAAGCGGTTGGAGGTCATCGCCGCCGCCCCCCGCCCGATGGGCAGTCCGCGCCATGCCGAGGTGCGCGAGTACCTCGTGAGCGAGCTGCGGGCCATGGGGCTGGAGACGGAGGTCCAGGTCGCCCAGGTGTTCGTCCCCGAGTACGGCCACGCCTTCGGCGCGGCGACGGTGCACAACGTCGTGGCGCGGCTGCCCGGGCGCACGGGCGCGCACGCGGTGCTGGTGGTGGGCCACTACGACTCGGTCCCCACCGGCTCGGGGGCGAGCGACAACGGCGCGGCGGTGTCCAGCATGCTGGAGACGGCGCGCGCCCTGCGCCAGGGCCCTCCACTGGAGAACGACGTCCTCTTCCTGTTCTCGGATGGCGAGGAGCACCGCCTGAACGGTGCCGCGGCCTTCCAACGGTTCCACCCCCGGGCACGCCAGGTGTCGGCGGTCCTCAACTTCGACGCCCGCGGCACCAGCGGCTCCGTCCTGATGTTCCAGACCGGGGCCGACAACGGGTGGCTGATCCGCCAGCTCGCGGCCGCGCCCCACCCCGTCGCCAACTCGCTCTCGGCCGAGGTCTACAAGCAGATGCCCAACAGCACGGACCTCACCGTCTTCATGGACGCGGGGCTGCCGGGCCTCAACTTCGCCAACATCGAGGGCGGGCTGCACTACCACACGCGGCTCGAGGACCTGGAGCACCTCGACATGTCGACCCTCCAGCACCAGGGCGAGCTGCTGCTGTCGATGGCGCGCCGGCTCGGGGACGCCGACCTCGCGCACGTGCGCGAGCGGGACGCCATCTACTTCAACCTCGGAACGGTGCTGGTGCACTACCCGGTGACGTGGGCCATGCCCTTGTTGGTGCTGGCGCTCGTGCTGGGGGCGGGTGCCTGGGGGTGGGCGATCCGCCGCGGCCAGCTCCGCGCCCGGGGGCTCGGCTGGAGCGTGTTGGGACTGCTCTCGGCCCTGGTGCTCTCCTGCGTGACGGTGTGGCTCGCGTGGAGCGCCGTGGAGTGGCTGGTGCCCGGCGTGCGGGCCCTGCCGGAAGGGCAGACCTACCGCGACGGCCCCTTCATGCTCGGCTTCGCCCTGCTCGCCCTGGGGTGCCACTCGGGCGTGCTCGCCCTGCTGCGCCGCAAGACGACCCCCGCCGAGCTGGCCGCCGCCGGGACTCTGCTGTGGCTCATCCCCACGGTGCTCACCACGTGGATGGTGCCCGGGGCCAGCTACCTGTTCTTCTGGCCCCTGCTCGGGCTGACGGTCGCGCTGGCCGTGGCCGCGGGCCCGTCGAGGGACGGGGGCCTCGCTCCGGGAGGGGTGCTGGCACTGGGCCTGTCGGCCGCGCCGGGGCTCGTGCTGGTGGCCCCCTTCGTCTTCTCGGTCATGGTCGCCCTCACCCTGGCGCTGGCCTTCGTGGCCATGGTGCTCGCGGCCCTGCTGCTCGCCGCGCTGGCGCCCGTGCTGCGGGTGGTGCTGGGACGGATGCAACCGTTGACCACCGCGGCCTCGTTCGCCCTCGGCCTGCTGCTGGTGGGGACCGGGGCGGTGCTGGGAGCCCGCTTCGACGCGACGCAACCCCGGCCGAACAGCGCCATCTACCTGCTCGACGCGGACACCCACTCCGCTCAGTGGGTGTCGAGCGATGCACTCCAGGATGACTGGCTGGCCCGCTTCCTCGGTGCGAACCCCGAGGCCCGCCGCCTGGAGGCCTACGCGAATTGGAGCCGGAACGTCTGGACGGCGCCCGCGGCACAGGTCCTGGACCTGCCCCCGCCCACCGTGGAAGTGGTGAAGGACGAGACGCACGGCGGCGTGCGCGAGCTCACGCTCCGGGTGGCCTCGCCCCGCGGCGCGCCGATGGTGGAGCTGCGGCTCGAGCCCCAGACGAAGCTCCGGGACGTGAGGCTCGCGGGCACGGGGCTGAACGCGGAGCAGCTCGAGGAGGCCCGGATGGCACTGGGAGGCCCGAGGATCCAATACTGGGCGGCCCCACCCGAGGGCTTCATGCTCACCCTCGTGGTGGAGAGCGGGCAGCCCCTCCGGCTGCGCGTGAGCGATCACACCTTCTCCCTGCCCGACCTGGAGAACCTGGACGAGTCCCGCCCGGCCGGCACCACGCCGGTGTCCTACGGAGAGGCGCTCGCCGAGGGGACGCGGGTCACCCGGACGCTGCAATTCCGGGAGGAGTGA
- the modB gene encoding molybdate ABC transporter permease subunit gives MDWAAIALSLRLAAWTTGILLVLGLPIAWWLASSRWRWKFLVEAVVALPLVLPPTVLGFYLLLALGPRSPLGRGFESLTGHTLPFSFEGLLLASVLYSLPFAVQPFTAALAGVDRRLIEASWCLGVSRFQTFVRVVLPLSATGILSGMVLTFAHTLGEFGVVLMVGGNLEGRTRTASISIYDAVQALDYTSAGNTALLLLVFSFVVLALTYGLQRRVWAPWPTRS, from the coding sequence GTGGACTGGGCCGCCATCGCGTTGAGCCTGCGCCTGGCCGCATGGACGACGGGCATCCTCCTGGTGCTGGGTCTGCCCATCGCCTGGTGGCTGGCCAGCTCGCGCTGGCGCTGGAAGTTCCTGGTGGAGGCCGTGGTGGCGCTGCCGCTCGTGCTCCCTCCCACGGTGCTGGGCTTCTACCTGCTGCTGGCGCTCGGCCCGCGCAGCCCCCTGGGACGCGGCTTCGAGTCGCTCACCGGGCACACCCTCCCCTTCAGCTTCGAGGGCCTGCTGCTGGCCTCGGTGCTCTACAGCCTGCCCTTCGCGGTGCAGCCCTTCACCGCCGCCCTGGCCGGCGTGGATCGCCGCCTCATCGAGGCCTCCTGGTGCCTGGGCGTCTCGCGCTTCCAGACGTTCGTCCGTGTCGTGCTGCCCCTGTCCGCCACGGGCATCCTCTCCGGCATGGTCCTCACGTTCGCGCACACGCTGGGGGAGTTCGGCGTGGTGCTGATGGTGGGCGGCAACCTGGAGGGCCGCACACGCACGGCCTCCATCTCCATCTACGACGCGGTGCAGGCGCTGGACTACACGTCCGCGGGCAACACGGCGCTGCTGCTGCTCGTCTTCTCGTTCGTCGTGCTGGCGCTCACCTACGGGCTCCAGCGCAGGGTCTGGGCACCATGGCCGACACGCTCGTAG
- a CDS encoding ABC transporter ATP-binding protein, translating into MADTLVVDLEKRFPGGPTVRAALELRATPGRVAVLFGPSGAGKTTVLRCLAGLERAERGRILFHGEPWWDAAARVDLPPQRRRVGYLFQDYALFPHLTAEQNVQYGLAHLPAAERRERSRSLFSLLRLEGLEGRGPRELSGGQQQRVALARALAIRPRLLLLDEPLSALDAPSREQLRGELRRMLRELGVPTVVVTHDRLEALALGDDLVAMEGGRVCQVGPVADVFNHPVELAVARMTGIETVLPGKVLRREEGLATVAVGPHHLTALEPSLGGDTVFVCIRAEDVTLGPPESSPTSARNRLPCTVVSLSLEGALVRVALDAGFPLVARVTRFSCEELGLAEGKPVTATFKAPSVRLVPHP; encoded by the coding sequence ATGGCCGACACGCTCGTAGTCGACCTGGAGAAGCGCTTCCCCGGAGGCCCCACCGTCCGGGCGGCCCTGGAGCTGAGGGCCACGCCGGGCCGGGTCGCGGTGCTCTTCGGGCCCTCGGGCGCGGGGAAGACGACGGTGTTGCGGTGCCTGGCGGGGCTCGAGCGGGCCGAGCGCGGGCGCATCCTCTTCCACGGCGAGCCCTGGTGGGACGCCGCGGCCCGCGTGGACCTGCCGCCCCAGCGGAGGCGCGTGGGCTACCTCTTCCAGGACTACGCCCTCTTCCCCCACCTCACCGCGGAGCAGAACGTCCAGTACGGGCTCGCCCACCTGCCTGCGGCCGAGCGCCGCGAGCGCTCGCGCTCCCTCTTCTCGCTGCTGCGCCTGGAGGGGCTGGAGGGACGCGGGCCGCGCGAGCTCTCCGGTGGGCAGCAGCAGCGGGTGGCGCTGGCGCGGGCGCTCGCCATCCGTCCCCGGCTGCTGCTGCTGGACGAGCCCCTGTCCGCGCTGGATGCCCCGTCGCGCGAGCAGCTCCGGGGCGAGCTGCGGCGGATGCTCCGGGAGCTGGGTGTGCCCACCGTGGTGGTGACGCACGACAGACTGGAGGCGCTGGCGCTGGGGGACGATCTCGTGGCCATGGAGGGGGGCCGGGTGTGCCAGGTGGGGCCGGTGGCCGACGTGTTCAACCACCCGGTGGAGCTCGCGGTGGCGAGGATGACGGGCATCGAGACGGTGCTGCCGGGCAAGGTGCTGCGGCGCGAGGAGGGACTGGCCACGGTGGCGGTGGGCCCGCATCACCTCACCGCGCTGGAGCCCTCGCTCGGGGGAGACACGGTCTTCGTCTGCATCCGCGCCGAGGACGTCACGCTGGGCCCGCCCGAGTCCTCGCCCACCAGCGCGCGCAACCGGCTGCCCTGCACCGTGGTGTCGCTCTCTCTCGAGGGCGCCCTGGTCCGCGTGGCGCTCGACGCGGGCTTCCCGCTCGTGGCCCGGGTGACGCGCTTTTCCTGCGAGGAGCTGGGGCTCGCCGAGGGCAAGCCCGTCACCGCGACCTTCAAGGCCCCCTCGGTGCGGCTCGTGCCGCACCCGTGA
- a CDS encoding response regulator — protein sequence MFQGQVLVIENLRERRQLLCDMLSQERFEVGAVEDARDAVQLLSQGLFSGKGKMPELIICNVRMLGDAGLEALAWLSARHPEIPVILLSAFTTPKMRERLARIDGAYVLDQFFDVEDVRSAAVSLAASRQTTV from the coding sequence ATGTTCCAGGGTCAGGTACTGGTGATCGAGAACCTCAGGGAGCGTCGCCAGCTTCTGTGCGACATGCTCTCGCAGGAGCGCTTCGAAGTCGGGGCGGTCGAGGACGCGCGGGACGCCGTCCAGCTGCTCTCCCAGGGGCTCTTCTCCGGCAAGGGGAAGATGCCGGAGCTCATCATCTGCAACGTGCGGATGCTGGGTGACGCCGGTCTGGAGGCGCTCGCGTGGCTGAGCGCGCGTCATCCCGAGATTCCCGTCATCCTCCTGAGCGCCTTCACCACGCCGAAGATGCGCGAGCGCCTGGCGCGGATCGACGGGGCGTACGTGCTCGATCAGTTCTTCGATGTGGAGGACGTACGGTCCGCCGCCGTGTCGCTGGCCGCCTCGCGCCAGACGACCGTCTAG
- a CDS encoding efflux RND transporter periplasmic adaptor subunit, producing the protein MQHRVRMMAVGWGLVFLGSVGGTAPALANPDSSGNGPTPALVVDGGAASRSDNEEPFLGVVIPNDTVEVSSRFDSRLEQVEVEVGQSVREGQVLARLDTRSLQQELAAARATVQGSRAEEHAAALALSEARARKRRYFTPRSLQLGVYSKEELDKVRYEESTADARLQAARAQTLQRQAQLTELKQNLDDATLVAPFDGVVAARLVGPGTRLAAGQPVLRLLGSGEWKVRFAVPEDEARGLQPGASVELKVLQRGLTLMGAVESIAPEVDAAARLVFATATFTQPPPPEVSAGQVVHVRSGPTQRLGGRGTGGSAPTGATH; encoded by the coding sequence ATGCAGCACAGGGTGCGGATGATGGCCGTGGGGTGGGGACTGGTTTTTCTGGGGAGCGTGGGGGGTACGGCGCCTGCTCTCGCGAACCCCGATTCGAGTGGGAACGGCCCGACGCCCGCCCTGGTGGTGGACGGCGGAGCCGCTTCCCGCTCGGATAACGAGGAGCCCTTCCTGGGCGTCGTCATTCCCAATGACACCGTGGAGGTGAGCTCCCGCTTCGACTCGCGGCTGGAGCAGGTGGAGGTCGAGGTGGGCCAGTCCGTGCGCGAGGGGCAGGTGCTCGCGCGGCTGGACACGCGCTCGCTCCAGCAGGAGCTGGCCGCGGCCCGGGCCACCGTCCAGGGCTCGCGCGCCGAGGAGCACGCCGCCGCCCTCGCCCTGTCCGAGGCCCGCGCCAGGAAGCGCCGCTATTTCACCCCGCGCTCGCTGCAACTGGGCGTCTATTCGAAGGAAGAGTTGGACAAGGTCCGCTACGAGGAGAGCACCGCCGACGCCCGCTTGCAGGCCGCCCGGGCCCAGACGCTCCAGCGCCAGGCCCAGCTGACCGAGCTGAAGCAGAACCTCGACGACGCCACGCTCGTGGCGCCCTTCGATGGCGTGGTGGCCGCCCGGCTCGTCGGTCCCGGCACGCGACTGGCGGCGGGACAGCCCGTGCTCCGGCTGCTGGGCAGCGGCGAGTGGAAGGTGCGCTTCGCCGTCCCCGAGGACGAGGCGCGTGGGCTCCAGCCGGGCGCGTCCGTGGAGCTGAAGGTGCTCCAGCGCGGCCTCACGCTGATGGGAGCCGTGGAGAGCATCGCGCCCGAGGTGGACGCCGCGGCCCGCCTGGTCTTCGCCACCGCCACCTTCACCCAGCCACCGCCGCCCGAGGTCTCCGCGGGCCAGGTCGTCCACGTCCGCTCGGGCCCCACGCAGCGGCTGGGCGGGAGGGGCACGGGCGGCTCGGCGCCAACGGGAGCAACGCATTGA
- a CDS encoding efflux RND transporter periplasmic adaptor subunit, whose protein sequence is MEATQRTRIFREEALRHHEGSQDEGDVLRISPKWTQWTYWVLIALIVAAALYSLLGTIPEYASGPAMVKVEGRSELTVEAPGIVASVDVRPGQRVEAGQPLVSFLSREETSTLERIEREFELQLVRVLQNPADESARQALTSLRAERELAQARQQARTLRAPQAGVVSTLKVRKGQYVNPGESVVSVTGDEVHVTLVALLPGGYRPRLEPGKPLRVELNGFSHEYQTFTIESVGDQVVGPNEVRRYLGADSGDAVQLSGPMVVVKAKVPATTFTIKGKTFNYFDGMLAQADARVRTERILVTLIPGLKGALGHED, encoded by the coding sequence ATGGAAGCAACCCAACGCACCCGCATCTTCCGCGAGGAAGCCCTGCGTCACCACGAGGGCTCCCAGGACGAGGGGGACGTCCTCCGAATCTCTCCGAAGTGGACCCAGTGGACCTACTGGGTGCTGATCGCCCTGATCGTCGCCGCGGCCCTGTATTCGCTGCTCGGCACCATCCCCGAGTACGCCTCTGGCCCCGCCATGGTGAAGGTCGAGGGCCGGAGCGAGCTGACGGTCGAGGCACCGGGAATCGTCGCCTCGGTGGACGTGCGGCCCGGGCAGCGGGTGGAGGCGGGGCAGCCGCTGGTGAGCTTCCTGTCGCGGGAGGAGACATCCACGCTGGAGCGCATCGAGCGCGAGTTCGAGCTGCAGCTCGTCCGGGTGCTTCAGAACCCCGCGGACGAGTCGGCGCGCCAGGCGCTCACCTCACTGCGAGCCGAGAGGGAGCTGGCCCAGGCACGGCAGCAGGCCCGCACGCTGCGGGCCCCGCAGGCCGGGGTCGTGAGCACGCTGAAGGTGCGCAAGGGCCAGTACGTCAACCCGGGCGAGAGCGTGGTGTCCGTCACGGGTGACGAGGTGCACGTGACGCTGGTGGCGCTGCTGCCCGGCGGCTACCGGCCGAGGCTCGAGCCGGGCAAGCCGCTGCGCGTGGAGCTCAACGGCTTCAGCCACGAGTACCAGACGTTCACCATCGAGTCCGTGGGAGATCAGGTGGTCGGGCCCAACGAGGTGCGCCGCTACCTGGGGGCGGACAGTGGGGATGCCGTCCAGCTGTCGGGCCCCATGGTGGTGGTGAAGGCGAAGGTTCCCGCGACCACGTTCACCATCAAGGGAAAGACGTTCAACTACTTCGACGGGATGCTGGCCCAGGCCGACGCCCGAGTGCGCACCGAGCGCATCCTCGTCACGCTGATTCCGGGTCTGAAGGGAGCATTGGGACATGAGGACTGA
- a CDS encoding peptidase domain-containing ABC transporter: protein MRTEPARHPGLTERFPAFRNLHVRGRERRIPLVRQLSEIECGAACLAMVLGYHGKPVRLEEVRQAMGAARDGVSALEILRTARAFGLRGRGVSVDEDALTYLPPGTILHWQFSHFVVFEKLGRDGVHLLDPGHGRRKVSLERFRQSFTGVALLLEPGENFETGKKPRPRSAARYALQVLQHSHVLQRIIVVSLILQLFALAVPALTGLIIDRVVPKGDKHLLLVVGLGFMSLAGFQLLTSLIRSHLLLELRTRMDSSMTLGFLEHLVGLSYAFFQVRAAGDLMQRLNSNATVREILSSSTLSALLDGALVVIYLALLLVVSPIMAAIVLGLGTLQILVLLLSTRRQRALMSENLEVEAKNQSYQIEMLTGIQTLKAFGVEHQAVQRFSENFVNVLNVSLKRGRLMAWVDALTGTLRLVAPLVLLTAGALLVLAGKMSLGTMMGLNALAGALLVPLGNMVTTGSQLQLLRSYVERIDDVLDTPPERDASKPGRAVKLKGGIELDRVSFRYAGTSPLVVQDVSVRIEPGQSVAIVGRSGAGKTTLANLLLGLYLPSSGRVLFDGEDLTELDLHSVRSQMGVVPQEPTFFSSTLRANIAISDPAAPLEPIIEASRLAQLHDDVMSMPMGYDTPLVDRGASLSGGQRQRLALARALMQKPAVLLLDEATSSLDAITESRVQQSLASLRYTRVIIAHRLSTVVDADLILVMDQGHLVEAGKHQELLLRGGIYAELVRAQMRSGGRVE, encoded by the coding sequence ATGAGGACTGAACCCGCCCGGCATCCGGGTCTCACCGAGCGGTTCCCCGCGTTCCGCAACCTCCACGTGAGGGGCCGCGAGCGCCGCATCCCGCTCGTGCGTCAGCTCTCGGAGATCGAGTGTGGCGCCGCCTGTCTCGCCATGGTGCTCGGCTACCACGGGAAGCCGGTACGTCTGGAGGAGGTCCGTCAGGCGATGGGGGCGGCGCGCGACGGAGTCTCCGCGCTGGAAATCCTGCGCACGGCCCGCGCCTTCGGGCTGCGAGGCCGGGGCGTCTCCGTGGACGAGGACGCGCTGACGTACCTGCCACCCGGCACCATCCTGCACTGGCAGTTCTCGCACTTCGTCGTCTTCGAGAAGCTGGGGCGGGACGGTGTCCACCTGCTCGACCCGGGGCACGGCCGGCGCAAGGTGTCCCTGGAACGGTTCCGCCAGTCCTTCACCGGCGTGGCGCTGCTGCTCGAGCCGGGGGAGAACTTCGAGACGGGCAAGAAGCCCCGTCCCCGCTCCGCCGCCAGGTACGCGCTGCAGGTGCTCCAGCACTCGCATGTCCTGCAGCGCATCATCGTCGTCTCGCTCATCCTGCAGCTCTTCGCGCTGGCGGTGCCGGCGCTGACGGGGCTGATCATCGATCGCGTGGTGCCCAAGGGGGACAAGCACCTGTTGCTGGTGGTGGGCCTGGGCTTCATGTCGCTGGCGGGCTTCCAGCTCCTTACCTCGCTCATCCGCAGCCACCTGCTGCTCGAGCTGCGCACGCGCATGGACTCGAGCATGACGCTGGGCTTCCTGGAGCACCTGGTGGGACTCTCCTACGCCTTCTTCCAGGTGCGCGCGGCGGGCGATCTGATGCAGCGGCTCAACAGCAACGCCACCGTGCGGGAGATCCTCTCCTCCAGCACGCTCTCCGCCCTGCTGGATGGCGCCCTGGTGGTCATCTACCTCGCGCTGCTGCTCGTGGTGAGCCCGATCATGGCGGCCATCGTGCTGGGGCTGGGCACCCTGCAGATCCTCGTCCTCCTGCTGTCCACGCGGCGCCAGCGCGCGTTGATGTCGGAGAACCTGGAAGTGGAGGCGAAGAACCAGAGCTACCAGATCGAGATGCTCACCGGCATCCAGACGCTGAAGGCATTCGGCGTGGAGCACCAGGCGGTGCAGCGCTTCTCGGAGAACTTCGTCAACGTGCTCAACGTGTCGCTGAAGCGGGGCCGGCTGATGGCCTGGGTGGACGCGCTCACGGGCACGCTGCGGCTGGTGGCGCCGCTGGTGCTGCTCACCGCGGGAGCGCTGCTGGTGCTGGCGGGGAAGATGTCGCTGGGCACCATGATGGGGCTCAACGCGCTCGCCGGGGCGCTGCTGGTGCCCCTGGGCAACATGGTCACCACGGGCTCGCAGCTGCAACTGCTGCGCAGCTACGTCGAGCGCATCGACGACGTGCTGGACACGCCACCCGAGCGGGACGCGTCCAAGCCCGGCCGCGCGGTGAAGCTGAAGGGCGGCATCGAGCTGGACCGGGTGTCCTTCCGCTACGCGGGCACATCCCCGCTGGTGGTGCAGGACGTGTCGGTGCGCATCGAGCCCGGCCAGTCCGTGGCCATAGTCGGCCGCTCGGGCGCCGGGAAGACGACGCTGGCCAACCTGCTGCTCGGCTTGTACCTGCCCTCCTCGGGGCGCGTCCTCTTCGACGGGGAGGATCTCACGGAGCTGGACCTGCACTCGGTGCGCAGTCAGATGGGCGTGGTGCCCCAGGAGCCGACCTTCTTCAGCTCCACGCTGCGCGCCAACATCGCCATCTCCGACCCGGCCGCCCCGCTGGAGCCCATCATCGAGGCGTCCCGACTGGCCCAGCTCCATGACGACGTCATGTCCATGCCCATGGGTTACGACACGCCGCTGGTGGATCGGGGCGCGTCGCTCTCGGGCGGCCAGCGGCAACGGCTGGCACTGGCCCGGGCGCTGATGCAGAAGCCGGCGGTGCTGCTGCTGGACGAGGCCACCAGCTCCCTCGACGCCATCACCGAGAGCCGGGTGCAGCAGTCGCTCGCCTCGCTCCGGTACACCCGCGTCATCATCGCCCACCGGCTGAGCACCGTGGTGGACGCGGACCTCATCCTGGTCATGGACCAGGGCCACCTGGTGGAAGCCGGCAAGCACCAGGAGCTGCTCCTGCGCGGCGGCATCTACGCGGAGCTGGTGCGCGCGCAGATGCGCAGCGGCGGCCGGGTGGAATGA
- a CDS encoding mersacidin/lichenicidin family type 2 lantibiotic, translating into MKKELIIRAWKDPAFRASLSAEERASLPESPSGKSMTELDESELDGISGGGRPSPKYSVDTFRCPAPTFFCPPPKTINSCGIVACI; encoded by the coding sequence ATGAAGAAGGAACTGATCATCCGTGCATGGAAGGACCCGGCGTTCCGCGCGAGCCTCTCCGCCGAGGAGCGCGCTTCTCTTCCCGAGAGTCCCTCCGGGAAGTCGATGACCGAGCTCGATGAGTCCGAGCTGGATGGGATCTCCGGCGGTGGAAGACCGAGTCCCAAGTACTCGGTCGACACGTTCCGTTGTCCCGCCCCCACGTTCTTCTGCCCCCCGCCCAAGACCATCAACTCCTGCGGAATCGTCGCCTGCATCTAG
- a CDS encoding mersacidin/lichenicidin family type 2 lantibiotic: MKKELIIRAWKDPAFRASLSAEERATLPESPSGKAMTELDEGELLAIIGGRSAEMQPATGCDGPERQTCGIINCSLLDS; the protein is encoded by the coding sequence ATGAAGAAGGAATTGATCATCCGCGCCTGGAAGGACCCGGCGTTCCGAGCCAGCCTCTCCGCCGAGGAGCGCGCCACCCTTCCCGAGAGCCCTTCCGGCAAGGCGATGACCGAGCTCGACGAGGGCGAGCTGCTCGCCATCATCGGTGGACGTTCCGCGGAGATGCAGCCCGCCACGGGGTGTGACGGTCCCGAGCGGCAGACGTGCGGAATCATCAACTGCTCCCTCCTCGACAGCTGA